The following proteins are encoded in a genomic region of Sulfurovum indicum:
- a CDS encoding cell division ATP-binding protein FtsE encodes MSNVISAKNLTLAYDNGRKEIIKNANFSIGKGDFVFITGPSGSGKSTLLKALYGQIRPKEGSLVVGGVDLASVKARKLQELRTHLGIIFQDYKLINEWTVAKNVVLPLMIAGYSIDVQNTQAHRLLKHVKLAEHAEKFPLELSGGEQQRVGVARALAKNPVVILADEPTGNLDDYSSNVIWDLMENACQQLETTVLVVTHKIPTIFSLPYRHFIIESKGVYEVH; translated from the coding sequence ATGTCAAATGTAATTAGTGCGAAGAATCTGACTTTGGCGTATGACAATGGTAGAAAAGAGATCATTAAAAATGCAAACTTCAGTATTGGAAAAGGGGATTTTGTTTTTATCACAGGTCCCAGCGGTTCAGGTAAATCGACATTGTTGAAGGCACTTTACGGACAGATCAGACCAAAAGAGGGAAGTCTGGTGGTAGGAGGGGTTGATCTTGCCAGCGTCAAGGCACGCAAACTGCAGGAGCTGCGTACCCACCTGGGGATCATTTTTCAGGACTATAAGCTTATTAATGAATGGACTGTAGCAAAGAATGTTGTACTTCCGCTGATGATCGCAGGATACTCTATCGATGTGCAGAACACCCAGGCACACAGACTGCTTAAACATGTAAAGTTGGCTGAGCATGCCGAGAAGTTCCCTTTGGAACTAAGCGGTGGTGAACAACAGCGTGTAGGAGTAGCCAGAGCTTTGGCGAAGAACCCGGTGGTTATTCTGGCTGATGAACCTACAGGGAATCTTGATGATTACTCTTCCAATGTGATCTGGGATCTGATGGAGAATGCCTGTCAGCAGCTTGAGACTACTGTACTGGTGGTTACACACAAGATCCCGACGATCTTCTCACTGCCGTATCGTCACTTTATTATCGAGAGCAAGGGTGTGTATGAAGTTCATTAA
- a CDS encoding cell division protein FtsX → MKFIKNHLMFILPLMAILLGIEFYLVFDRTTDSYEKGLKEGYTMLVVTQKPVELSRLKALNEHIAGSEAIKRENIVSEVAQGVSKESKKEILALLPYFYNVGLDSYLGTKEIEKIKNDLEKDPNIKRVETFGSSYSSAYRLFSFIKFLLKVFIGFMGVVSLFLIIKQMEIWKYAHKERMQVMEIFGAPLMLRSGVLFKIAIFDAFIATLFTSAIFFYVKFVWAAQSGIDLMMQKQDELFRLTDMAILLAAALLLVIIAVYSVVFSSRGVQE, encoded by the coding sequence ATGAAGTTCATTAAAAATCATTTGATGTTTATTTTGCCATTGATGGCAATACTGCTTGGGATCGAGTTCTATCTTGTGTTTGACCGTACGACAGACTCGTATGAGAAAGGACTTAAAGAGGGATATACGATGCTTGTTGTAACCCAAAAACCTGTGGAGCTCTCCAGGCTTAAAGCCCTTAATGAACACATTGCCGGCTCTGAGGCGATCAAACGGGAGAATATCGTTTCGGAAGTAGCCCAGGGGGTCAGCAAAGAGAGTAAAAAAGAGATTCTTGCGCTGCTTCCGTATTTTTATAATGTCGGCTTGGACAGTTATCTGGGTACAAAAGAGATCGAAAAGATAAAAAATGACCTTGAAAAAGATCCGAATATAAAGCGTGTTGAGACTTTTGGCAGCAGTTACAGTTCGGCCTACAGGCTCTTTTCCTTCATCAAGTTCCTTTTGAAGGTCTTTATCGGCTTTATGGGAGTCGTCAGCCTTTTCCTCATAATCAAGCAGATGGAGATCTGGAAGTATGCACATAAAGAGCGTATGCAGGTGATGGAGATATTCGGTGCACCGCTGATGCTGCGTTCAGGGGTACTCTTTAAAATAGCAATTTTTGATGCGTTTATTGCGACACTTTTTACTTCAGCGATCTTCTTTTATGTAAAATTTGTCTGGGCAGCACAAAGCGGTATCGATCTGATGATGCAAAAACAGGATGAGCTTTTCAGGTTGACCGATATGGCTATTTTACTTGCGGCAGCCCTTTTACTTGTGATTATTGCAGTCTACAGTGTTGTTTTCAGTTCCAGGGGAGTACAGGAGTGA